One region of Bactrocera neohumeralis isolate Rockhampton chromosome 5, APGP_CSIRO_Bneo_wtdbg2-racon-allhic-juicebox.fasta_v2, whole genome shotgun sequence genomic DNA includes:
- the LOC126760769 gene encoding pre-rRNA 2'-O-ribose RNA methyltransferase FTSJ3, translating to MGKKTKVGKARKDKFYQLAKETGFRSRAAFKLVQLNRKFGFLQQSQVCIDLCAAPGGWMQVAKQNMPVSSIVVGVDLYPIRPIPGCISLVEDITTEKCKQSLTKELQSWKVDVVLHDGAPNVGRNWLFDAYQQICLTLNALKLSTHFLRSGGWFVTKVFRSKDYNALLWVLKQLFKKVHATKPSASRKESAEIFIVCQGYLAPTKIDPRFLDPKYVFEDLDIEGKKKNALLHPEKQKRVKAEGYTEADIALRNELSATEFMQSSSGLGALQSIGSIIIDDERIAKHPKTTPEILECCKDIKVLGRKDIKGLLAWWKTLKDELFKKPEKETTVIEEEAPKKTLTQEEIEDMEEEELQQQIAELAEDEQREVKRKRKKDLRAKQKLHEKMNLNMVIKGDAGPQEEAELEIFDLKSVKSQRELDEMLDVVPDFEVEGEAVEVPKLPKYKAYDKDDKRLDDDANYENDDEPDVSAEEDSESDYEKDGLGLSEDEDNTIEAQKKKKRTEHPLIKSGDFRDKDTKRQQRVQLWFEKDNLQQIDSEDDEDYDLDRLANEYKSKGVAVLGESQQNADSAKLPLGKKAKRRARHDDANEKSSSESSDSDSDATADEDDEDGEKKVAGNMAKEPKAKKVRLSEEELALGSMMIKGKKTRRDLIDGAWNRYAFNDENLPHWFVQDEDLHMRKPVPVPNEIIEEYERKVQELNARPIKKVMEAKARKRKHALKRLAKAKKQAEKIMDDNDATAQEKAKQLRKIYKKAQEKKKEITYVVAKKHQAAKRARRPAGLKGRYRVVDPRQKKDKRALSAKSKREKKRKGKK from the exons ATGGGTAAGAAGACTAAAGTTGGAAAGGCGCGGAAAGATAAATTTTACCAGCTCGCTAAGGAAACAG GTTTTCGTTCCCGTGCTGCATTTAAGTTGGTACAACTTAATCGTAAATTTGGTTTCCTACAGCAATCACAAGTATGTATAGATTTGTGTGCAGCGCCAGGAGGTTGGATGCAAGTCGCCAAACAAAACATGCCCGTATCgagcattgttgttggtgtcgaTTTGTATCCCATTCGTCCAATACCAGGCTGTATAAGTCTTGTTGAGGACATTACCACCGAAAAGTGTAAACAGTCGTTGACCAAGGAGTTGCAGTCGTGGAAAGTTGATGTTGTACTGCACGACGGTGCTCCGAATGTGGGTCGCAATTGGTTATTTGACGCTTACCAACAAATATGCTTAACATTGAATGCGTTGAAACTTAGTACACATTTTCTACGTAGCGGCGGTTGGTTTGTTACAAAAGTGTTTCGTTCCAAGGATTATAACGCATTATTGTGGGTGTTGAAACAGTTATTCAAAAAGGTGCATGCCACTAAACCGAGTGCTTCTCGTAAGGAATCGGCTGAGATATTCATAGTTTGTCAAGGTTACTTAGCGCCCACAAAAATAGATCCACGATTTTTGGATcctaaatatgtttttgaagATTTAGATATCGAGGGCAAGAAAAAAAATGCCTTGCTGCATCCTGAAAAGCAGAAACGCGTCAAGGCCGAAGGTTACACAGAGGCAGATATTGCACTGCGTAACGAACTATCTGCTACCGAGTTTATGCAGTCAAGCAGTGGGTTAGGAGCGCTACAAAGTATAGGTTCAATAATCATCGATGATGAGCGTATCGCAAAACATCCAAAGACTACTCCAGAAATTCTAGAATGTTGCAAGGATATTAAGGTACTTGGGCGCAAGGATATTAAAGGATTGTTGGCATGGTGGAAGACCTTAAAAGATGAATTGTTTAAAAAACCTGAGAAGGAGACCACCGTTATAGAGGAGGAAGCTCCAAAGAAAACGCTGACACAAGAAGAAATAGAGGATATGGAAGAGGAagaattgcaacaacaaatagcgGAACTTGCCGAAGACGAACAACGTGAGGTCAAACGGAAACGGAAGAAAGATCTCAGAGCAAAACAgaaattacatgaaaaaatgAATCTAAATATGGTGATCAAAGGCGATGCGGGACCTCAAGAAGAAGCTGAACTGGAAATATTCGATTTAAAGAGTGTTAAATCACAACGTGAACTAGACGAAATGTTGGATGTGGTGCCTGATTTTGAAGTTGAAGGCGAAGCAGTCGAAGTACCGAAATTGCCAAAATATAAAGCTTACGATAAAGATGATAAGCGCCTGGATGATGATGCCAATTATGAAAACGACGATGAGCCCGATGTATCCGCGGAAGAAGATTCTGAAAGTGACTATGAGAAGGATGGCTTGGGTTTGAGCGAAGACGAAGACAATACAATCGAGgcacaaaagaaaaagaaacgcACCGAACATCCGCTTATAAAATCGGGAGACTTTAGAGATAAGGATACAAAACGTCAACAGCGTGTGCAATTGTGGTTCGAAAAAGATAATCTGCAACAAATAGATTCGGAAGATGATGAGGATTATGATTTAGATCGATTagcaaatgaatataaaagtaAAGGTGTAGCAGTACTGGGCGAATCACAGCAAAATGCCGACTCGGCAAAATTACCGTTAGGCAAGAAAGCTAAAAGGCGTGCACGACATGATGACGCAAACGAGAAGTCGAGTTCCGAATCCAGCGATAGCGACTCTGATGCCACTGCAGATGAAGATGACGAAGATGGTGAAAAAAAGGTTGCCGGCAATATGGCAAAAG agcCAAAAGCGAAGAAGGTTCGACTTTCCGAAGAAGAGCTTGCTCTTGGATCTATGATGATTAAGGGCAAGAAAACACGTCGTGATCTTATAGATGGTGCTTGGAATCGTTATGCCTTCAACGACGAAAATCTACCACATTGGTTCGTTCAAGACGAAGATTTACATATGCGAAAACCAGTACCAGTGCCAAACGAAATCATAGAGGAGTATGAACGTAAAGTGCAAGAATTGAACGCACGGCCAATTAAGAAGGTAATGGAGGCTAAGGCACGCAAGCGCAAACACGCGCTCAAACGCTTAGCCAAAGCAAAGAAACAAGCTGAAAAAATAATGGACGACAACGACGCGACGGCGCAAGAAAAAGCAAAACAGCTAAGAAAGATTTACAAGAAGGCGCAAGAGAAGAAAAAGGAAATTACTTATGTTgtagcgaaaaaacatcaagcaGCGAAACGTGCGCGTCGTCCCGCCGGCTTGAAGGGACGTTACCGTGTGGTCGATCCGCGACAGAAGAAAGACAAACGCGCACTGAGTGCGAAATCAAAGCGCGAAAAGAAACGTAAgggcaaaaaataa
- the LOC126760770 gene encoding solute carrier family 25 member 46-A-like, with translation MQCQLCGSNQQDVIQCGPFIRKQNIAVHKNCLFFSSGLQGHQDDDYGVYEFFLDEISNQRRLFNTRNCCYCKKKIANISCSQRDCQRTFHFICGLKNGARNQFVAPFLSYCHCHVKLPKSRPNANEICCICRDKIFKGTNKFNPAKMLRSPCCCNNWFHKLCLQTYAHSAGDLFRCPVCNNKDNFLIFMRYWGVGVPEVVGRVELLTREEYEFSANLIEALRRNQEILFLNENSMRRNDNRRQRYEEEIFSDYYYEYAQLPRCLCDNRYRNSESDIPKNKSKGLTWFSWFVDNVLSHPFIVLRQQCQVNNVARSFHLLPFSLVPIIIQLYYRQGPKTFWKGLGCSLILKGISWLIGNDTFTGETPLVVCIMRQCIEAATLGLKRYCLMSTVGNLMLPGVGSTSSTNCQRQISVKSLFFPYMCMEIAKYEFRVLVKNSALAILRKKRKILEPCELDNQKMEIRSDLIARIVTEITFYPLETILHRLLLQDTDTIIDNLDNGESVQPLLTYYQGIGDCFNTIVIMEGYKGFYKGIGALFMQFSVHTVVVNVGIWIFS, from the exons atgCAGTGTCAGCTTTGCGGCTCTAATCAACAAGATGTAATTCAATGTGGTCCATTTATAAGAAAGCAAAACATAGCGGTGCACAAAAATTGCTTG TTCTTTTCTTCTGGGCTACAAGGGCATCAAGACGATGATTATGGGGTTTACGAATTCTTTCTAGATGAAATTTCAAATCAACGCAGACTTTTCAACACGAGG AATTGCTGCTattgtaaaaagaaaattgcaaatattagtTGCAGCCAACGTGATTGTCAACGTACATTTCACTTTATTTGCGGCCTAAAAAATGGGGCCAGAAATCAATTTGTTGCACCCTTTCTTTCGTATTGTCATTGCCATGTTAAATTGCCCAAGTCTCGTCCAAACGCGAATGAAATTTGCTGCATCTGCCgtgataaaattttcaaaggaaCTAATAAATTCAATCCAGCGAAAATGTTGCGCTCGCCGTGTTGCTGCAACAATTGGTTTCACAAATTGTGTTTACAAACGTATGCACACTCAGCCGGCGATTTATTTAGATGTCCAGTATGCAATAATAAGGATAACTTTCTAATTTTTATGCGCTACTGGGGTGTGGGTGTACCAGAAGT tGTTGGGCGTGTTGAACTGCTAACAAGAGAAGAATATGAGTTTTCAGCAAATCTCATTGAAGCCTTAAGGAGAAACCAAGAAATACTTTTTCTCAACGAAAATTCAATGAGACGAAACGACAATCGGAGACAACGGTATGAAGAAGAGATATTTTCGgattattattatgaatatgCACAACTTCCAAGATGTTTATGTGACAATAGGTATAGAAATTCAGAATCAGATATTCCAAAGAATAAAAGCAAAG GCTTGACGTGGTTCAGCTGGTTCGTCGATAATGTGCTCTCTCATCCGTTTATTGTTTTGCGTCAACAATGTCAAGTTAACAACGTAGCTCGAAG CTTTCATTTACTGCCTTTTTCGTTAGTGCCAATCATAATACAACTGTATTATCGTCAAGGTCCTAAAACATTTTGGAAAGGTCTTGGTTGTAGCCTTATTTTAAAAGGCATTTCTTGGCTGATAGGAAATGACACTTTCACAG GCGAAACTCCGTTAGTTGTCTGTATAATGCGCcaatg TATCGAAGCTGCTACGCTCGGACTAAAAAGATATTGTTTAATGAGCACTGTAGGAAACTTAATGTTACCCGGTGTCGGTTCTACCAGTTCGACTAACTGCCAACGTCAAATATCCGTAAAATCACTATTTTTTCCTTACATGTGCATGGAAATCGCAAAATACGAATTTag AGTGCTGGTAAAAAACTCTGCCTTGGCCATTTTAcgtaagaaaagaaaaatactaGAACCATGCGAATTGGATAatcaaaaaatggaaattagaTCTGATCTGATTGCACGCATCGTTACCGAGATTACGTTTTATCCGTTGGAAACTATTCTGCATCGCCTTCTACTACAGGATACTGACACTATTATAGATAATCTTGATAATGGTGAGAGTGTGCAACCGCTATTAACATATTATCAAGGAATAGGAGATTGTTTTAATACCATTGTAATTATGGAAGGTTACAAAGGGTTTTACAAAGGAATTGGTGCcttatttatgcaattttctGTACATACTGTAGTGGTGAATGTAGgaatatggatattttcttaa
- the LOC126760771 gene encoding mitochondrial outer membrane protein SLC25A46-like isoform X2, translating to MICDLHIYYRYATNEKNEDDDSDEPEQQTRLRNIFSASQIQGPIMTTSNITTGAGASALVPPNTLNLQRSHMTFPLHDERQLHTQNYLDSLGGSAHDMTTGGSTGLKYVNSERDLSLPLEKHKVLDNYYDSQEDEISIRKYLGIGVQWVSLVTENLLSHPFIVLRRQCQVYNASRRYHLHPFALVPSIIHLHRRQGVTTLWKGLGSCLLVRGMSLAVDDVISKITHWPKDVDSRTTLKKFGQHIVLKCVSIAVVMPFYSASLVETVQSDIASEKPGLFDVFREGSLRLLYWSSPQKGRMLPAWALIGPCMSVGITKYLFGLVIKGISSRIMRRRIQQAQERKGAKYKDDTLENQNVEIYSNLISMLTTEVIFYPFETILHRIQLQGTRTIIDNLDNGYAVVPILTNYQGAIDCYRTTVAAEGFSGLYKGFGAIVLQFAAHIAVIKLTKWVVTQITEVISSRPPQKVMQYYNLDRGLISNSTTISPSLSTNSELDVQSIGNRSVD from the exons ATGATttgtgatttacatatatattacaggTATgcgacaaatgaaaaaaatgaggATGATGATAGCGACGAGCCTGAACAGCAAACTCGACTTCGTAATATATTTAGTGCAAGTCAAATTCAGGGGCCAATAATGACCACATCAAACATTACAACCGGAGCTGGAGCGAGTGCATTAGTACCACCTAATACACTAAATTTACAACGTTCTCACATGAC CTTTCCTCTACATGATGAACGACAATTGCACACACAAAATTATCTTGACAGTTTAGGCGGTTCAGCACATGACATGACGACTGGTGGTTCAACAGGATTGAAATATGTCAATTCAGAGCGTGATCTGTCATTACCGCTAGAAAAGCACAAAGTGCTAGATAACTACTATGATAGTCAAGAGGATg AAATATCCATACGGAAGTACCTCGGTATAGGAGTTCAGTGGGTCAGCTTGGTAACTGAAAATTTGCTTAGCCATCCGTTCATTGTATTACGACGACAGTGTCAAGTTTACAATGCTTCCAGACG CTACCATTTGCATCCATTTGCGCTAGTTCCCAGCATTATACATCTGCATCGGCGCCAAGGTGTTACTACACTCTGGAAAGGATTAGGTAGTTGCCTACTTGTTCGAGGCATGTCGTTAGCAGTAGATGACGTTATATCCAAAATAACACATTGGCCAAA AGATGTGGATAGCCGTAcaactttaaagaaatttggtCAGCATATTGTTCTAAAGTG CGTTAGCATTGCGGTTGTAATGCCATTTTACTCTGCTTCCTTGGTGGAGACAGTGCAGAGCGATATAGCCAGTGAAAAACCTGGTCTTTTTGATGTATTCCGAGAAGGAAGCTTACGTTTGTTGTATTGGAGCTCCCCACAAAAAGGACGTATGTTACCGGCGTGGGCTTTAATTGGTCCGTGTATGTCTGTTggcattacaaaatatttatttgg ACTTGTGATCAAAGGTATCTCATCGCGTATTATGCGTCGTCGAATCCAACAAGCTCAAGAACGCAAGGGTGCTAAATATAAGGACGACACTTTGGAGAATCAAAATGTAGAAATTTACTCGAATCTAATTTCAATGCTCACCACAGAAGTGATATTTTATCCATTTGAAACGATACTGCATCGCATTCAATTGCAAGGTACTCGCACTATTATTGACAATCTCGATAATGGCTATGCTGTTGTACCCATACTAACCAATTATCAGGGTGCTATCGATTGTTATCGTACTACAGTCGCCGCAGAAGGTTTCTCAGGACTCTATAAAGGTTTTGGCGCTATAGTTTTACAGTTCGCTGCACATATTGCTGTTATAAAGCTTACAAAGTGGGTTGTCACACAAATAACTGAAGTGATTTCTAGTCGGCCACCACAAAAAGTTATGCAATACTATAATTTGGATCGTGGACTTATCTCGAATTCGACGACAATTTCGCCGAGCCTAAGTACCAATAGTGAATTGGACGTTCAAAGTATTGGGAATCGTTCGGTGgattaa
- the LOC126760771 gene encoding mitochondrial outer membrane protein SLC25A46-like isoform X1 translates to MAGMNNYSTLMYATNEKNEDDDSDEPEQQTRLRNIFSASQIQGPIMTTSNITTGAGASALVPPNTLNLQRSHMTFPLHDERQLHTQNYLDSLGGSAHDMTTGGSTGLKYVNSERDLSLPLEKHKVLDNYYDSQEDEISIRKYLGIGVQWVSLVTENLLSHPFIVLRRQCQVYNASRRYHLHPFALVPSIIHLHRRQGVTTLWKGLGSCLLVRGMSLAVDDVISKITHWPKDVDSRTTLKKFGQHIVLKCVSIAVVMPFYSASLVETVQSDIASEKPGLFDVFREGSLRLLYWSSPQKGRMLPAWALIGPCMSVGITKYLFGLVIKGISSRIMRRRIQQAQERKGAKYKDDTLENQNVEIYSNLISMLTTEVIFYPFETILHRIQLQGTRTIIDNLDNGYAVVPILTNYQGAIDCYRTTVAAEGFSGLYKGFGAIVLQFAAHIAVIKLTKWVVTQITEVISSRPPQKVMQYYNLDRGLISNSTTISPSLSTNSELDVQSIGNRSVD, encoded by the exons ATGGCAGGAATGAATAATTATTCAACATTAAT gTATgcgacaaatgaaaaaaatgaggATGATGATAGCGACGAGCCTGAACAGCAAACTCGACTTCGTAATATATTTAGTGCAAGTCAAATTCAGGGGCCAATAATGACCACATCAAACATTACAACCGGAGCTGGAGCGAGTGCATTAGTACCACCTAATACACTAAATTTACAACGTTCTCACATGAC CTTTCCTCTACATGATGAACGACAATTGCACACACAAAATTATCTTGACAGTTTAGGCGGTTCAGCACATGACATGACGACTGGTGGTTCAACAGGATTGAAATATGTCAATTCAGAGCGTGATCTGTCATTACCGCTAGAAAAGCACAAAGTGCTAGATAACTACTATGATAGTCAAGAGGATg AAATATCCATACGGAAGTACCTCGGTATAGGAGTTCAGTGGGTCAGCTTGGTAACTGAAAATTTGCTTAGCCATCCGTTCATTGTATTACGACGACAGTGTCAAGTTTACAATGCTTCCAGACG CTACCATTTGCATCCATTTGCGCTAGTTCCCAGCATTATACATCTGCATCGGCGCCAAGGTGTTACTACACTCTGGAAAGGATTAGGTAGTTGCCTACTTGTTCGAGGCATGTCGTTAGCAGTAGATGACGTTATATCCAAAATAACACATTGGCCAAA AGATGTGGATAGCCGTAcaactttaaagaaatttggtCAGCATATTGTTCTAAAGTG CGTTAGCATTGCGGTTGTAATGCCATTTTACTCTGCTTCCTTGGTGGAGACAGTGCAGAGCGATATAGCCAGTGAAAAACCTGGTCTTTTTGATGTATTCCGAGAAGGAAGCTTACGTTTGTTGTATTGGAGCTCCCCACAAAAAGGACGTATGTTACCGGCGTGGGCTTTAATTGGTCCGTGTATGTCTGTTggcattacaaaatatttatttgg ACTTGTGATCAAAGGTATCTCATCGCGTATTATGCGTCGTCGAATCCAACAAGCTCAAGAACGCAAGGGTGCTAAATATAAGGACGACACTTTGGAGAATCAAAATGTAGAAATTTACTCGAATCTAATTTCAATGCTCACCACAGAAGTGATATTTTATCCATTTGAAACGATACTGCATCGCATTCAATTGCAAGGTACTCGCACTATTATTGACAATCTCGATAATGGCTATGCTGTTGTACCCATACTAACCAATTATCAGGGTGCTATCGATTGTTATCGTACTACAGTCGCCGCAGAAGGTTTCTCAGGACTCTATAAAGGTTTTGGCGCTATAGTTTTACAGTTCGCTGCACATATTGCTGTTATAAAGCTTACAAAGTGGGTTGTCACACAAATAACTGAAGTGATTTCTAGTCGGCCACCACAAAAAGTTATGCAATACTATAATTTGGATCGTGGACTTATCTCGAATTCGACGACAATTTCGCCGAGCCTAAGTACCAATAGTGAATTGGACGTTCAAAGTATTGGGAATCGTTCGGTGgattaa
- the LOC126758277 gene encoding 39S ribosomal protein L3, mitochondrial, with product MLRTLIIDLNKLRLNPVVVTQVREKGHLTRPRLRNPYWFVRKERLARDTTVTTENKAFVKEIIKDKYGPPAIIKGIPSYDQSALIKTEQFERQPWHEKARRCGLIARKIGQYPLWLKNGERIRTTLLQVVDNHVIRYIPPHEYKPAQKPNVANLNKFGCLLVGAESVDPSTLTKEYCGLFRDSGVMPKRNLARFIISPEAAIPAGTPLNVAHFRAGDFVDVRGKTVDHGFQGVVKRHGFKGMPASHGVTKTHRRPGNIGGGGEKGRVWPGTKMPGHMGNRWRIAKGLRIWRINTKYNVMWVQGSAIPGSTNGLVYIYDTILPLRKHKTAPPFPTTFEEELEALSGPSDDIWYEDVHSFKDDTITFQPETN from the exons ATGCTCCGCACACTTATTATTGACCTAAACAAATTGCG TCTAAATCCAGTCGTGGTTACACAAGTACGGGAGAAAGGACATTTAACCCGACCGCGTTTGAGAAACCCTTACTGGTTTGTACGCAAAGAAAGATTG GCTCGTGATACAACGGTGACAACAGAGAACAAAGCTTTcgtcaaagaaataataaaagacaaatatGGTCCTCCGGCAATTATTAAAGGTATACCTTCCTACGACCAATCAGCTTTAATAAAAACAGAACAATTCGAGCGACAGCCATGGCATGAAAAAGCACGTCGTTGTGGCCTTATAGCTCGTAAAATTGGACAGTATCCACTTTGGTTGAAAAATGGTGAACGTATACGTACCACATTGTTACAGGTTGTGGACAATCATGTAATTCGCTATATACCTCCTCATGAATACAAGCCTGCGCAAAAGCCTAATGTTGCCAATCTGAATAAATTTGGCTGCCTGCTAGTGGGTGCCGAGTCAGTAGATCCCTCCACATTAACCAAAGAGTATTGCGGGCTATTTCGTGATTCTGGCGTTATGCCTAAACGTAACTTGGCGAGATTCATTATCTCCCCAGAAGCAGCGATACCTGCCGGCACACCATTAAATGTTGCACACTTTAGAGCAGGCGATTTTGTTGATGTACGAGGCAAAAC tGTCGATCATGGCTTCCAGGGAGTAGTAAAGCGTCATGGATTTAAAGGAATGCCTGCTTCTCATGGTGTAACAAAAACACATCGTCGGCCTGGTAATATAGGTGGTGGTGGCGAAAAAGGGCGTGTATGGCCGGGCACAAAAATGCCTGGTCATATGGGTAACCGCTGGCGTATAGCGAAAGGATTGCGTATCTGGCGCATAAACACCAAATATAATGTGATGTGGGTACAAGGCAGCGCCATTCCAGGATCTACCAATGgacttgtatatatttacgaTACAATTTTACCGCTGCGAAAACATAAAACAGCTCCACCTTTCCCCACTACTTTTGAAGAAGAGCTAGAAGCATTAAGTGGACCATCAGATGATATATGGTATGAAGACGTGCATAGTTTCAAAGATGATACTATAACTTTCCAACCAGAAACGAATTAA
- the LOC126758278 gene encoding beta-lactamase-like protein 2 homolog, with protein MALIPPVTRLTSSIIRILGCNPGPMTLQGTNTYLLGTGKRRILIDTGDVDVPEYIKNLTTVLKQEQAALSTIILTHWHHDHVGGVKDVIKTCAASDCLVYKFPRTDALDVCPEIPANIKVHPLQDKQELSVEGAKVKIVHTPGHTTDHVVLTTEDGILFSGDCILGEGTAVFEELYDYMKSLHKILSIKPEVIYPAHGNIIEEPVDKIKYYINHRNQREVQVLDFFSRNPNKPLQAMDVVRDVYKETPEQLWPAAAYNVGHHLEKLQREGKLKLMSNNDEKYYELQKNSVL; from the exons ATGGCATTAATACCACCTGTTACTCGTCTCACTTCATCAATTATACGTATATTAGGCTGCAATCCCGGGCCGATGACCTTGCAAGGTACTAACACATATTTATTGGGAACAGGCAAAAG ACGTATTTTGATAGACACTGGTGATGTGGACGTGCCGGagtatatcaaaaatttaacaaccGTTTTAAAGCAGGAACAGGCAGCATTAAGTACAATTATACTTACCCACTGGCATCATGATCATGTAGGAGGGGTGAAAGATGTGATAAAGACGTGCGCTGCGAGTG ATTGCTTGGTTTATAAATTCCCACGTACCGACGCATTAGATGTATGCCCAGAGATACCCGCAAATATTAAGGTACATCCATTGCAGGATAAACAAGAATTAAGTGTAGAGGGTGCGAAAGTGAAAATTGTGCATACCCCGGGCCATACAACAGATCATGTTGTGTTGACCACGGAAGATGGCATACTGTTTAGTGGTGACtgtattttgg GTGAAGGTACCGCAGTATTTGAAGAATTATATGATTACATGAAAAGCTTGCACAAAATATTGAGCATAAAACCTGAAGTGATATATCCTGCACATGGCAATATAATTGAA gAACCAGTTGACAAAATCAAATACTACATTAATCATAGAAATCAGCGCGAAGTAcaagtactagatttctttagtCGAAATCCTAATAAACCATTACAAGCTATGGATGTAGTACGTGATGTATATAAAGAGACACCAGAACAATTGTGGCCGGCTGCTGCTTATAATGTTGGGCATCACCTTGAAAAGTTGCAACGTGAAGGAAAACTTAAGTTAATGTCAAATAATGACGAGAAATATTACGAATTACAGAAAAACAGTGTATTATAA
- the LOC126758279 gene encoding adenylate kinase: MSTTTTINKLALAEYSAELMVYFEKHKIIEIITRLMVEIGLIRPTNPQNWIATNIRRIADEFYHKCLKASYTSSKIDYYQLPRHFHHRIVIFGRSGSGRKTQALAIAKRFNLIYIDAENLIYTTFFRNDEVAQKLHKAFLDNVAKDKSSAVSKAIQQRLLQIDALRQGWVLINYPRNVEEFTEMFETYKIPPNKLIYLQCPEIMAMRRLVAKPNLGCPQNTCEYIEHEMAYFSQNETAINDYLQRRHETIYIDSTPCFEAVRTNLWTQMERLPYVMGYKM; this comes from the exons atgtctactactactactataaATAAATTGGCATTAGCTGAATATTCCGCCGAATTGATGGTGTATTtcgaaaaacataaaattatcgaaattataacg CGTTTAATGGTTGAAATTGGCTTGATTCGTCCCACTAATCCACAAAACTGGATCGCTACCAATATTCGGCGCATTGCAGATGAGTTTTATCATAAGTGTTTAAAAGCAAGCTATACATCCAGCAAAATTG ATTATTACCAATTGCCGCGACATTTTCACCATCGCATAGTTATATTTGGACGCAGTGGCTCGGGTCGCAAAACTCAAGCGCTGGCGATAGCAaaacgttttaatttaatttata TTGACGCCGAAAATTTGATTTACACAACTTTCTTTCGAAACGATGAAGTCGCACAAAAGTTACATAAGGCATTCTTAGACAATGTGGCAAAGGATAAATCGTCTGCGGTATCAAAAGCCATACAGCAGCGCTTATTACAAATAGATGCCCTACGACAAGGTTGGGTATTGATTAATTATCCACGAAATGTGGAGGAATTCACCGAGATGTTTGAGACCTACAAAATACCACCCaacaaacttatttatttgcaatgtcCGGAGATAATGGCGATGCGACGCCTAGTTGCAAAGCCAAATTTGGGGTGCCCGCAAAATACTTGTGAATATATAGAACATGAG atGGCATATTTCTCACAAAACGAAACAGCAATAAACGACTACCTGCAACGTCGCCATGAGACCATCTATATAGACTCAACACCTTGTTTTGAGGCTGTGCGTACAAACTTATGGACACAAATGGAGCGTTTGCCTTATGTAATGggttataaaatgtaa